A single Micromonospora luteifusca DNA region contains:
- a CDS encoding RNA polymerase sigma factor, with amino-acid sequence MASTDPRFEDLLRELAPQVLGVLARRFGDFATAEDAVQEALLAAATQWPAEGVPANPRGWLIQVGYRRMIELVRGEQARRRREDLVARRDPDDRQYAPAADEELTAERDDTLVLLMLCCHPALAPASAVALTLRAVGGLSTAEIARAFLVPEATMAQRISRAKQRIRASGLPFRMPEPAERADRLTAVRQVLYLVFTEGHTSTTGPDLRRIDLAVEAIRLTRALHTLLPDDSESAGLLALMLLTEARGPARTGPSGELISLADQDRSRWDATAIAEGVALVTRALPRGPIGPYQVQAAIAALHDEAPSTQQTDWPQILALYQVLERLVGSPVVALNRAVATAMVYGPAAGLAALDALADDPRLAGHHRLPAARAHLHEMAGDREQAVTDFRAAAARTSSVPEQRYLTMRAARLAAEASPPAPEA; translated from the coding sequence CTGGCCTCCACCGATCCCCGCTTCGAGGACCTGCTGCGCGAGTTGGCGCCGCAGGTCCTCGGCGTGCTCGCCCGGCGCTTCGGTGACTTCGCCACCGCCGAGGACGCGGTGCAGGAGGCGTTGCTGGCCGCCGCCACCCAGTGGCCGGCCGAGGGGGTGCCGGCCAACCCGCGCGGCTGGCTGATCCAGGTCGGTTACCGCCGGATGATCGAGCTGGTCCGCGGTGAGCAGGCCCGACGCCGCCGGGAGGACCTGGTCGCACGCCGGGACCCGGACGACCGACAGTACGCGCCGGCCGCGGACGAGGAGTTGACCGCCGAACGGGACGACACACTCGTCCTGCTGATGCTCTGCTGCCACCCGGCGCTCGCCCCGGCGTCGGCCGTGGCGCTGACCCTGCGCGCCGTCGGCGGGCTGAGCACCGCTGAGATCGCGCGGGCGTTCCTGGTGCCCGAGGCGACCATGGCACAGCGGATCAGCCGGGCCAAGCAGCGCATCCGCGCGTCCGGGTTGCCGTTCCGGATGCCCGAGCCGGCGGAGCGGGCCGACCGGTTGACGGCCGTCCGGCAGGTGCTCTACCTGGTCTTCACCGAGGGACACACCAGCACCACCGGCCCGGACCTGCGCCGGATCGACCTCGCGGTAGAGGCGATCCGGCTGACCCGTGCGCTGCACACGCTGCTGCCCGACGACAGCGAATCGGCCGGTCTGCTGGCGTTGATGCTGCTCACCGAGGCGCGCGGGCCGGCGCGGACCGGGCCCTCCGGCGAGCTGATCTCACTGGCCGATCAGGACCGCAGCCGCTGGGATGCGACGGCGATCGCCGAGGGCGTCGCGCTGGTCACCCGTGCGCTGCCGCGCGGGCCGATCGGCCCGTACCAGGTGCAGGCCGCCATCGCCGCCCTGCACGACGAGGCGCCGAGCACTCAGCAGACCGACTGGCCGCAGATCCTGGCGCTCTATCAGGTGCTGGAGAGGCTCGTCGGCAGCCCGGTGGTGGCGCTCAACCGGGCCGTGGCAACAGCCATGGTGTACGGGCCGGCGGCCGGCCTAGCCGCCCTCGACGCGCTGGCCGACGACCCCCGACTGGCCGGGCACCACCGGCTGCCCGCCGCCCGCGCCCACCTGCACGAGATGGCCGGTGACCGGGAGCAGGCAGTCACGGACTTCCGGGCCGCCGCCGCGCGCACGAGCAGCGTTCCCGAACAGCGCTACCTCACCATGCGAGCGGCCCGGCTCGCCGCCGAAGCCTCGCCGCCCGCACCCGAGGCCTGA